One window from the genome of Rhodopirellula halodulae encodes:
- a CDS encoding APC family permease codes for MSGKYGFWTLAFLVIANMIGAGVFTTSGYSLADLGSPDRVLWAWFAGGVIALMGAISYAMLIRVMPQSGGEYLFLSRAAHPLLGYIAGWVSLIAGFSGAIAFAATALEGYLVPDSLRPEWMPAGIVTVMAIVLAGFFHGMHPRFGAATQNIAVSVKLVLLAVILIVAAYQWSQGNLATQGSTPEVESAETSTWAQWSAFAGSLVWISLSYSGFNAAVYVADEVIDPKRVVPRALVAGTIATTLLYLLLNAVFVYAPPAASIVGNADVAAIAAESLGGNGLANFVRWTIALCLLTSVFSMMMAAPRVYAKMADDGMLPAWMRFQGEAPFAATAVQVVLAVILVLISDLQGLLSYLGLTLSLTAACSVCCLFLPSVRNSERAAPKIWLFAPAFFVLATLVSAFIMTANDPTQLFATGITFLVGGTMYVLTTQSRTPSTPPDPGNS; via the coding sequence TTGAGCGGGAAATACGGATTTTGGACACTCGCGTTCCTGGTCATCGCCAACATGATCGGTGCGGGCGTGTTCACGACGTCCGGGTACTCGCTCGCGGATTTGGGCTCGCCCGATCGAGTTCTCTGGGCTTGGTTTGCCGGAGGCGTGATCGCACTGATGGGGGCGATCAGCTATGCCATGTTGATTCGAGTGATGCCGCAGTCCGGCGGTGAGTACCTCTTTCTCTCGCGAGCCGCCCATCCGCTGCTGGGTTACATCGCCGGTTGGGTCTCGCTCATTGCTGGCTTCTCCGGTGCCATCGCTTTCGCCGCAACTGCCCTGGAAGGCTACCTTGTGCCCGACAGCCTTCGCCCGGAATGGATGCCTGCGGGAATTGTCACCGTCATGGCGATCGTCTTGGCGGGCTTTTTTCACGGAATGCACCCGCGATTTGGTGCCGCGACTCAGAACATCGCGGTGAGCGTCAAACTCGTGTTGCTCGCGGTCATCTTGATCGTCGCCGCTTATCAATGGTCGCAGGGCAACCTTGCTACTCAGGGTAGCACACCCGAAGTTGAATCTGCCGAAACGAGCACCTGGGCGCAATGGTCCGCGTTTGCAGGCAGTCTGGTTTGGATCTCTTTGAGCTACTCAGGATTCAACGCGGCGGTGTATGTCGCGGATGAAGTGATCGATCCCAAACGAGTCGTGCCTCGCGCATTGGTAGCAGGAACGATCGCAACCACGCTGCTCTACCTGCTGCTCAATGCGGTGTTTGTTTATGCACCACCTGCGGCCAGCATCGTGGGGAACGCCGACGTGGCCGCGATTGCCGCGGAAAGCCTGGGTGGCAACGGGCTAGCCAACTTCGTTCGTTGGACCATCGCTCTCTGTTTGCTCACATCCGTTTTCAGCATGATGATGGCGGCTCCACGGGTGTACGCGAAAATGGCGGACGATGGCATGTTGCCGGCATGGATGCGGTTCCAAGGGGAAGCTCCCTTTGCCGCGACGGCGGTGCAAGTGGTCTTGGCGGTGATACTCGTATTGATCTCCGACTTGCAAGGACTGCTGTCCTACTTGGGGCTAACACTCTCGCTCACCGCGGCTTGCTCGGTTTGCTGCCTGTTCCTACCGTCCGTTCGCAACTCCGAGCGTGCCGCCCCCAAAATTTGGCTCTTCGCCCCTGCGTTCTTTGTGCTGGCGACCTTGGTTTCCGCCTTCATCATGACCGCGAATGATCCAACACAATTATTCGCGACGGGAATCACCTTCTTGGTCGGTGGCACCATGTATGTCTTGACCACGCAAAGCCGAACTCCATCGACGCCGCCCGATCCAGGCAATTCCTGA
- a CDS encoding HlyD family secretion protein, producing the protein MSWILGGLYCGAVWLIFAKFKLLRLTLPLAVFLASVGPGLIIALLFCAQYFHPYTKHAIVIAQIDPITAQLSTNGRIQEVFVSANDPVKKGDVLFTVDPVPYENAVQLAQANLTQAKQSIELSESTVELAKATLDRATADLRYATNDRDRYRKLRESGGASQDELERAETQFQQADAALTQAEQSLKQAQISVGVAQAKQSQAETSLANAEYDLEQTTVRAPADGYVTNLQVHPGMLLGPATGPVMSFIRDFDQEHDGIVVALFTEKNFLRIQPNQYAELAMDAYPGEILTGRVLNAINVSGKGQLTAGGVVPSSVSDGKPSQFAVRIRLDDPESYPMPGGAQGQAAVYTGDVQIAGIPIMFVIRANSWMNYVF; encoded by the coding sequence ATGAGCTGGATTCTTGGTGGTCTTTATTGCGGAGCGGTCTGGCTGATTTTCGCGAAGTTCAAACTGTTGCGTTTGACGCTTCCGCTCGCCGTGTTCCTTGCTTCGGTGGGGCCGGGGTTGATCATCGCCCTGCTCTTTTGCGCCCAATACTTTCACCCCTACACCAAACACGCCATTGTGATCGCACAGATTGATCCGATCACAGCTCAACTCTCGACCAACGGCCGCATTCAAGAAGTCTTCGTTTCGGCCAATGATCCGGTTAAGAAAGGCGACGTACTCTTCACAGTGGATCCCGTTCCCTATGAGAACGCAGTCCAACTCGCTCAAGCCAATCTGACTCAGGCGAAACAGAGTATCGAACTATCGGAGTCAACGGTCGAACTTGCCAAAGCGACCCTGGATCGCGCCACGGCCGATTTGCGATATGCCACCAATGACCGCGATCGATATCGCAAGCTGCGAGAGTCCGGTGGAGCCAGCCAAGATGAATTGGAACGGGCCGAGACTCAGTTTCAACAAGCCGACGCCGCCCTCACGCAAGCCGAGCAATCACTCAAACAAGCCCAGATATCTGTCGGTGTGGCACAGGCCAAACAATCCCAAGCGGAAACCTCCCTTGCCAACGCGGAATACGACTTGGAACAAACCACGGTCCGAGCTCCGGCCGATGGCTACGTGACCAATCTCCAAGTCCATCCCGGCATGTTGCTGGGTCCCGCAACGGGTCCCGTCATGTCTTTCATTCGCGATTTTGATCAGGAGCACGACGGCATCGTCGTGGCACTCTTCACGGAGAAAAACTTCCTGCGGATCCAACCGAATCAGTACGCGGAACTGGCGATGGACGCCTATCCAGGTGAAATTCTCACCGGGCGAGTTCTTAACGCGATCAACGTTTCCGGGAAGGGGCAGCTCACCGCCGGCGGTGTCGTTCCCAGTTCGGTCTCAGATGGAAAACCATCGCAATTTGCGGTGCGAATCCGCTTGGACGACCCCGAATCTTACCCCATGCCCGGCGGTGCACAGGGCCAAGCCGCGGTTTATACTGGCGACGTTCAAATTGCCGGAATTCCGATCATGTTTGTCATCCGGGCAAATAGTTGGATGAACTATGTCTTCTAG
- a CDS encoding DUF3302 domain-containing protein gives MEYGLQSAGPTLRIIALVFLLVFVALALLVTVVLAALPGQIAKRRQHAYADAVNIAGWLGLPTGIVWVLAMVWAHMSPKPTPQSKHSQIDPLQLETQIQSLEALVDSMEASGQGAKS, from the coding sequence ATGGAATACGGACTGCAATCCGCGGGACCCACGTTGCGAATCATCGCGTTGGTGTTCCTGCTCGTCTTTGTCGCACTGGCCCTGTTGGTGACAGTTGTCCTCGCAGCCCTGCCGGGTCAGATCGCCAAGCGACGTCAACACGCTTACGCGGACGCCGTTAACATCGCGGGATGGCTGGGGCTTCCGACCGGGATCGTTTGGGTGCTGGCCATGGTTTGGGCACACATGAGTCCCAAACCCACGCCACAAAGCAAACACTCGCAAATCGATCCGTTGCAATTGGAAACACAGATCCAAAGTCTCGAAGCGTTGGTCGATTCAATGGAAGCCTCTGGTCAAGGAGCCAAATCATGA
- the cls gene encoding cardiolipin synthase translates to MNLEKYFQFHVDAISIGLVIHVAIEVVTLTRVMTRPHREPASRIAWVTIIAAIPFLGVFLYFLFGETNIGSRRMQRMKGVMERLPSMPEINADESRHTLANVPDRYQHLFRMGESVNGFEALGGNRGVLMKDSNDTIESIVNDIDHATDHVHLLFYIWLPDNNGTRIKDALIRAAKRGVRCRAMADDLGSRGIIRSQHWQQMREAGVHLSRALPIGNLVLRALRGRIDLRNHRKIVVIDGSITYCGSQNCADPEFRVKPKYAPWVDAMIRFEGPVVRQNQQLFIADWMAGEDDDLTCLLEGPLPNIGMGFPAQVIGTGPTVRNSAMPEVFETLFHTARRKLTITSPYYVPNESMQQALCAAAWRGVETNLILPARNDSRIVGGASRSYYAGLLESGIQIHEYTKGLLHTKSVTVDDEITLIGSANMDRRSFDLNYENNILFYDPKLTGDVYQRQQEYLADSQPVTAEQVQSWSLPQRLWNNVLATLGPVL, encoded by the coding sequence ATGAATCTTGAAAAGTACTTTCAATTCCACGTGGATGCGATCTCGATCGGTTTGGTCATTCATGTCGCCATCGAGGTCGTCACGCTCACTCGTGTCATGACCCGACCGCATCGCGAACCAGCTTCCCGAATCGCGTGGGTCACGATCATTGCGGCGATTCCCTTCTTGGGAGTCTTTCTCTATTTCCTCTTCGGTGAAACCAACATCGGCAGCCGTCGCATGCAGCGTATGAAGGGTGTGATGGAACGCCTACCATCCATGCCTGAAATCAACGCGGACGAATCGCGGCACACGTTGGCCAATGTTCCGGATCGATACCAGCACCTGTTTCGAATGGGCGAGTCCGTCAATGGCTTCGAAGCCTTGGGTGGCAATCGAGGCGTTCTGATGAAGGATTCCAACGACACGATCGAATCGATCGTCAATGACATTGACCATGCAACCGATCATGTTCATTTGTTGTTTTACATTTGGCTGCCTGACAACAATGGAACTCGAATCAAAGATGCATTGATCCGAGCAGCCAAACGCGGTGTGCGCTGCCGAGCCATGGCGGATGATTTGGGATCTCGCGGGATCATCCGGTCACAACACTGGCAGCAAATGCGTGAAGCCGGGGTGCATCTATCTCGTGCTCTTCCCATCGGCAACTTGGTGCTGAGAGCGTTGCGAGGCCGGATCGATTTGCGCAACCACCGCAAGATTGTGGTGATCGATGGCAGCATCACGTACTGCGGCAGCCAAAACTGCGCGGACCCCGAGTTCCGGGTCAAACCAAAGTACGCGCCTTGGGTGGATGCGATGATTCGATTCGAAGGCCCGGTGGTTCGGCAAAATCAACAGCTCTTCATCGCGGATTGGATGGCCGGCGAAGACGACGATCTGACCTGCTTATTGGAAGGCCCACTGCCGAACATTGGAATGGGCTTCCCCGCTCAAGTGATTGGAACGGGGCCGACCGTTCGCAACTCAGCCATGCCGGAGGTGTTCGAAACGCTTTTTCATACCGCTCGTCGAAAACTGACAATCACCTCGCCGTACTATGTTCCGAACGAATCCATGCAACAAGCTCTTTGTGCCGCAGCGTGGCGAGGCGTGGAAACCAATTTGATCCTTCCCGCTCGAAATGACTCACGGATCGTCGGCGGTGCCAGTCGCAGTTACTACGCGGGGCTACTGGAATCAGGAATCCAGATCCATGAGTACACCAAGGGGCTGCTGCACACCAAATCCGTCACCGTCGACGACGAGATCACCTTGATCGGATCCGCCAACATGGACCGACGCAGCTTTGACCTGAACTATGAAAACAACATCCTGTTCTACGATCCGAAATTGACCGGCGATGTTTATCAAAGACAGCAGGAATACCTCGCGGACTCACAACCGGTCACGGCCGAGCAGGTTCAATCCTGGAGCCTTCCGCAGCGTTTGTGGAACAACGTCCTGGCCACCCTCGGACCGGTGCTTTGA
- a CDS encoding efflux RND transporter permease subunit codes for MSRFFIYRPIFATVISIVIVIAGAVSFFGLPIEKFPPITPPTVQVTAIYPGANARTVAETVAAPIEQAVNGVEGMIYMSSTSTNEGLYTLTVTFELGMDLDIASVLVQNLVGSAEASLPQEVRAQGVTTKKRSTQTLQFLALTSPGGSRDGLFLSNFSLDIRDEISRVKGVGDVQTFGDGDYSMRVWLDPRRLKLRGLTTQDVVSVIQEQNVQVAAGQIGAPPAESGTAFQFSVNTQGRFNTVEQFENIIVRAGENGEVLHLGDLARVELGAESYTYSSTYTEDNAATLAIYQLPGANALETADAIRRKMDELRSAANWPDDVEAEVAYDATAFVTASISEVYKTLGTAVVLVVLVIFIFLQDWRATIVPVVAIPVSLIGTFAIMSGIGFSLNMLSLFGIVLAIGIVVDDAIVVVENVSRHIADGLSSRDAAVKAMSEITGPVIATTLVLLAVFVPCAFMPGITGELFRQFALTISASVIISTINALTLSPALCAIFLRPPKEASFVGFKLFNRFFERTTSVYGSAVTRLVRLTFIVSVASIALVGATGWILTQLPTGFVPDEDQGVLFVNVQLPDAASKERTDEVIHSLDEVFRETPGVRDWLSITGYSLLGGNGGSNVGFSVLILKPWDERDPEAESVVAIQQRLQKEFAKEKRAILFTFSPPPIDGLGTAGGFQMEVQDRGSNGYLALQNATEELVANASGQSSLAALNTSFRATVPQLYVDVDRAKAKTMDVPLSGVFATLQASLGSAYINDFTLNNRSYQVRVQAESPFRRKSEDITQLDVRDNSGNMIPLGSIVTVRDDYGPDVVRRYNMYPSAAVNGSAAPGISSGTALTLMEQTATQTLPASFSYEWTGMSFQEKQASGGQYFIFALAILFVFLVLAAQYESWTSPAAVIAVVPLAALGVALSLMLRGSDNNTYTQIGIVLLVALASKNAILIVEFASEQRDAGLSPRDAATEAAKLRFRAILMTAFSSILGFLPLLVATGAGAASRQAVGTAVVGGMVAATIFALLLVPTFFVVFRTLSEWFSPKPDAESND; via the coding sequence ATGTCACGCTTTTTCATCTATCGCCCGATCTTTGCCACGGTCATCTCGATTGTGATCGTGATCGCTGGAGCGGTGTCTTTCTTTGGCCTGCCCATCGAAAAGTTCCCTCCGATCACGCCACCGACGGTACAAGTCACCGCGATCTATCCCGGTGCGAACGCTCGCACCGTTGCTGAAACCGTCGCCGCACCGATCGAACAAGCGGTCAATGGCGTCGAGGGCATGATTTACATGTCGTCCACCAGCACCAACGAAGGTCTGTACACGCTGACCGTCACTTTCGAGCTGGGAATGGATTTGGACATTGCGTCGGTCCTGGTTCAGAACTTGGTCGGCAGTGCGGAAGCCAGCCTGCCACAGGAAGTCCGAGCGCAAGGCGTCACCACCAAGAAGCGATCCACACAAACGCTGCAGTTCCTCGCGCTCACCTCGCCCGGCGGATCGCGAGACGGATTGTTTCTCAGCAACTTTTCGCTCGACATCCGAGATGAAATCAGTCGCGTCAAAGGCGTCGGAGACGTTCAAACGTTTGGCGACGGCGACTACAGCATGCGAGTCTGGCTAGATCCTCGTCGATTGAAACTTCGAGGGCTGACCACCCAAGACGTCGTGTCCGTGATTCAAGAACAAAACGTCCAGGTCGCCGCGGGACAAATTGGCGCCCCTCCTGCGGAGTCCGGCACAGCCTTTCAATTCTCGGTCAACACGCAAGGCCGATTCAACACGGTCGAACAATTCGAGAACATCATCGTTCGCGCCGGTGAAAATGGTGAGGTGCTGCACCTGGGCGATCTGGCTCGCGTTGAACTGGGGGCCGAAAGCTACACCTATTCCAGCACGTACACAGAAGACAACGCTGCCACGCTGGCGATCTACCAATTGCCTGGGGCCAACGCTCTTGAAACCGCCGATGCGATTCGCCGGAAGATGGACGAACTCCGTTCGGCGGCGAACTGGCCCGATGATGTCGAGGCCGAAGTCGCCTACGACGCGACCGCGTTTGTGACCGCGTCCATTTCCGAGGTTTACAAAACCCTGGGTACAGCGGTCGTACTGGTGGTCCTCGTGATCTTCATCTTCCTGCAAGACTGGCGGGCCACCATCGTCCCCGTTGTCGCCATTCCGGTCTCGTTGATCGGTACCTTCGCGATCATGTCAGGCATTGGCTTTTCACTCAACATGCTTTCGTTGTTTGGGATTGTCTTGGCCATCGGCATCGTGGTCGACGATGCGATCGTTGTCGTCGAAAATGTTTCCCGACACATTGCCGATGGGTTGAGCAGCCGCGACGCGGCGGTGAAGGCGATGTCCGAAATTACCGGCCCCGTCATCGCGACCACCTTGGTTCTGCTGGCCGTGTTCGTGCCGTGTGCGTTCATGCCGGGAATCACGGGGGAACTGTTCCGGCAATTTGCGTTGACGATCTCGGCCTCGGTGATCATCAGCACAATCAACGCGTTGACGCTCAGTCCCGCGTTGTGTGCGATTTTCCTTCGGCCACCCAAGGAAGCCTCCTTCGTTGGCTTCAAACTTTTCAACCGTTTCTTCGAACGAACCACATCCGTTTACGGTTCGGCCGTGACGCGTTTGGTCCGATTGACCTTCATTGTTTCGGTGGCGTCCATTGCACTGGTGGGAGCCACCGGGTGGATCCTGACTCAACTTCCCACCGGTTTCGTTCCAGATGAGGATCAAGGCGTGCTGTTCGTCAACGTGCAGCTGCCGGACGCCGCGAGCAAAGAACGCACCGACGAAGTGATCCACAGTCTGGACGAAGTCTTTCGCGAAACGCCGGGTGTGCGTGATTGGTTGTCGATCACCGGATACTCGTTGCTCGGTGGCAACGGCGGTTCGAACGTCGGCTTCTCCGTTCTGATTCTCAAACCATGGGATGAACGCGATCCGGAAGCCGAAAGCGTTGTTGCAATTCAGCAGCGGCTGCAAAAAGAATTCGCGAAGGAAAAACGTGCCATCCTGTTCACGTTTTCGCCGCCACCCATCGACGGTCTCGGTACCGCGGGCGGTTTCCAAATGGAAGTGCAAGATCGCGGTAGCAACGGCTATCTCGCTCTGCAAAACGCGACGGAAGAGTTGGTCGCGAACGCCTCGGGACAATCCAGCTTGGCCGCCCTGAACACCTCCTTCCGAGCCACGGTGCCGCAACTCTACGTGGACGTGGATCGCGCAAAGGCGAAGACGATGGACGTTCCGCTAAGCGGCGTTTTCGCAACCCTGCAAGCCTCGCTCGGATCGGCTTACATCAATGACTTCACACTCAACAACCGTTCCTATCAAGTCCGTGTCCAGGCGGAGTCACCTTTCCGCCGAAAGTCCGAAGACATCACTCAACTGGATGTCCGTGACAACAGTGGGAACATGATTCCGCTGGGTTCGATCGTCACCGTTCGCGACGATTACGGCCCGGACGTCGTGCGCCGCTACAACATGTATCCCAGTGCCGCCGTCAATGGTTCCGCCGCCCCAGGAATCAGTTCAGGGACCGCGCTCACATTGATGGAACAAACCGCCACCCAAACCTTGCCCGCGTCCTTCTCTTACGAATGGACGGGCATGTCTTTCCAAGAAAAGCAGGCTTCGGGTGGGCAGTACTTCATCTTCGCATTGGCAATCTTATTCGTCTTCTTGGTGCTTGCCGCACAGTACGAAAGTTGGACCAGCCCCGCCGCCGTGATCGCGGTGGTGCCTTTGGCGGCGTTGGGGGTTGCTCTGTCCCTGATGCTGCGAGGCAGCGACAACAACACCTACACGCAGATCGGAATCGTGCTGCTCGTCGCTTTGGCCAGTAAGAACGCGATCTTGATTGTCGAATTTGCATCGGAACAACGCGACGCCGGCCTCTCTCCTCGCGATGCCGCCACGGAAGCCGCCAAGCTTCGCTTTCGAGCCATCTTGATGACGGCTTTCTCATCCATCCTCGGATTCCTCCCATTGCTTGTCGCAACGGGTGCCGGAGCTGCCAGTCGCCAGGCCGTCGGAACCGCGGTCGTTGGCGGAATGGTCGCGGCAACCATTTTCGCGTTGCTACTCGTCCCGACCTTCTTCGTTGTCTTTCGGACACTGTCGGAATGGTTCTCGCCGAAGCCCGATGCCGAAAGCAACGACTAG
- a CDS encoding AI-2E family transporter, producing the protein MALFIVSGITPILDFMQARLNVNRLVAAGVTFALAIGGTLLVGMSIWLSIAQLSEEGKLYRMRVSEIVSNAEEWLHDNVTERFDQSEVSERSEAAVADLVNVEHPPVVSATQSEPDELLANAAADLRAQLETFLRDAVATLSSELFQLGSTSIVILIYVFFLLLGNLSGYGENTLAYQVDRQVRSYLFVKTMISLATGIVFGFALWLFGVPMALTFGLLAFLLNYIPNIGPILASLLPLPFILLHPDGSMAWMISAIVVTCSIQVASGNLVEPKLMGNSADLHPVVILLALMFWGTLWGITGMFLATPITAAIKIALDRMEVTRPVAQMMAGRMGESPSVNAT; encoded by the coding sequence GTGGCGTTGTTCATCGTCAGTGGGATCACGCCGATTTTGGATTTCATGCAGGCTCGGCTGAATGTCAATCGGTTGGTAGCCGCGGGTGTGACGTTCGCGTTGGCAATCGGCGGAACGCTGTTGGTGGGGATGAGCATTTGGTTGTCGATCGCCCAGTTGTCAGAAGAGGGCAAGCTTTACCGGATGCGTGTGTCCGAGATAGTGTCAAACGCCGAGGAATGGTTGCATGACAACGTGACTGAGCGGTTCGACCAAAGCGAAGTATCGGAACGATCAGAGGCAGCCGTTGCGGATCTGGTCAACGTCGAACATCCACCGGTCGTTTCCGCCACGCAATCCGAGCCGGACGAACTGCTGGCCAATGCGGCGGCTGACTTGCGGGCGCAGCTCGAGACCTTTTTGCGAGACGCGGTGGCGACGTTGTCGAGTGAACTGTTCCAGTTGGGATCCACCAGCATCGTGATTTTGATTTACGTCTTCTTCCTGTTGCTGGGAAATCTCAGCGGTTATGGCGAGAACACGTTGGCGTATCAGGTTGATCGACAAGTCAGATCGTATTTGTTTGTCAAAACCATGATCTCGCTGGCGACCGGTATCGTGTTTGGATTCGCGTTGTGGTTGTTTGGTGTTCCGATGGCGCTGACGTTTGGGTTGTTGGCGTTTTTGCTGAACTACATTCCCAACATTGGTCCGATCCTGGCAAGTCTGTTGCCATTGCCGTTCATCTTGTTGCACCCCGATGGTTCGATGGCCTGGATGATCAGTGCCATTGTTGTGACTTGTTCCATTCAGGTTGCCAGTGGCAATTTGGTCGAGCCAAAGTTGATGGGCAATTCGGCTGATTTGCATCCGGTGGTGATTTTGCTCGCGCTGATGTTCTGGGGCACGCTTTGGGGCATCACCGGGATGTTCCTCGCGACGCCGATCACCGCCGCGATCAAAATCGCGTTGGACCGCATGGAAGTCACTCGGCCCGTGGCACAGATGATGGCGGGCCGGATGGGAGAAAGCCCGAGCGTGAACGCGACCTGA
- a CDS encoding efflux RND transporter periplasmic adaptor subunit, translated as MKPFSHRPLPCMNLSSHAVAGTLVVLTLVGCSSTSNEYQAPPPPEVTTAKPVLQTLTIFIEENGETEAVEQADVRARVGGFVQGISFAPGQLVEKDQELYKIEPDTYQANRNAADATVQAAEAAIQVSEASLASALASVQKAENDLKRERQLEASNAGSQASLDAALAARDSSQAEAKAAEANIEADKAKLLQAKAQLAQAELDLEYTIVRAPIDGRVSKTEIKLGNLVQVGSTLASVVDQRTIFANFSISDRKLLELVEARPETEEPADSPEDWSKIPVYLQRDGDSTQWMSGNLDYVDQRGIDQRTGTFGLRAVFDNEDGKLLPGMFVIIRLPVRQIENAVLIPERAIVRNQTGSYLMLVDGDNQIEQREISVGQTLDGWALVRDGLEADETFVLDGLQRARPGSKVSPTITELSTEDSPMLKAAIDSSVDDAPPTETED; from the coding sequence ATGAAACCATTCTCACACCGTCCCCTGCCTTGCATGAACCTTTCTTCACACGCCGTCGCCGGTACTCTGGTCGTCTTGACCCTGGTGGGTTGCTCATCCACATCCAATGAGTACCAAGCCCCGCCACCACCCGAAGTCACCACTGCCAAACCAGTGCTGCAAACGCTGACCATTTTCATTGAAGAAAACGGCGAAACGGAAGCGGTCGAGCAAGCCGACGTCCGAGCGCGAGTGGGCGGCTTCGTTCAGGGAATCTCCTTCGCACCCGGTCAGTTGGTCGAGAAAGACCAAGAGCTTTACAAAATCGAGCCCGACACCTACCAAGCCAATCGCAATGCCGCCGACGCGACCGTTCAAGCTGCGGAAGCTGCGATCCAAGTCAGCGAAGCCTCGCTGGCTTCCGCGCTGGCCTCCGTGCAAAAAGCGGAAAACGATCTCAAACGCGAACGGCAACTCGAAGCCTCCAACGCCGGCTCACAAGCGTCCCTGGACGCCGCACTCGCCGCGAGAGATTCCAGCCAAGCCGAAGCCAAAGCGGCCGAGGCCAACATCGAAGCCGACAAAGCCAAACTGTTGCAGGCCAAAGCCCAACTGGCTCAAGCCGAATTGGACCTGGAATACACGATCGTTCGTGCTCCCATTGACGGCCGGGTCTCCAAAACGGAGATCAAACTTGGCAACCTCGTGCAGGTCGGTAGCACACTCGCTTCCGTCGTCGATCAACGAACCATCTTCGCCAACTTCAGCATCAGCGATCGCAAGTTGCTGGAACTGGTCGAAGCAAGACCTGAAACGGAAGAACCTGCTGACTCACCCGAAGACTGGTCCAAAATCCCGGTCTATCTGCAACGTGACGGCGACAGCACTCAGTGGATGAGTGGCAACCTGGACTATGTCGACCAACGCGGGATCGATCAACGAACGGGCACCTTCGGATTGCGAGCCGTGTTTGACAACGAAGACGGCAAACTCCTGCCCGGCATGTTCGTGATCATTCGGTTGCCGGTTCGACAGATTGAAAATGCTGTGCTGATTCCCGAACGAGCCATCGTTCGCAACCAAACGGGTTCCTACCTGATGCTCGTTGACGGTGACAACCAAATCGAACAACGCGAAATCAGTGTTGGTCAAACACTGGACGGATGGGCGTTGGTTCGCGACGGACTGGAAGCGGACGAGACCTTTGTGCTGGACGGATTGCAGCGAGCACGCCCCGGCAGCAAGGTCTCGCCAACGATCACTGAACTGTCGACAGAAGACAGTCCCATGCTGAAAGCGGCGATTGATTCCTCCGTCGACGATGCACCTCCGACGGAGACCGAAGATTGA
- a CDS encoding potassium channel family protein, producing MKPESPLKNRSRSTHAELLIALVGLIFIQSWLSPDNQLHRAFFNGLFFLVVLSAIRALSESTWRMYMTLALGAVAYAISWVNDSVGSFWFSAIGDTCFASVFAVLTFTVGQSVFSRGPVDARRIIGAVSIYFLLGLLWAFFYTLIELIEPGSFRIANADAESQSNSRLLSEFIYFSNVTLTTLGYGDIVPESRPAKTMALLEAMLGQLYIAIVIARMVGMQVAQHQKEPERDKLVESES from the coding sequence ATGAAGCCTGAGTCACCCCTGAAGAATCGATCGCGATCGACTCATGCCGAGCTGTTGATTGCCTTGGTGGGACTGATCTTCATTCAGTCTTGGTTGTCGCCAGACAATCAGCTTCACCGGGCGTTTTTCAACGGTTTGTTTTTCTTGGTGGTGTTGTCGGCAATCCGAGCGTTGTCGGAATCCACTTGGCGCATGTATATGACGTTGGCGCTTGGTGCAGTGGCCTATGCGATCAGCTGGGTGAACGACTCGGTCGGGAGTTTCTGGTTTTCGGCCATTGGGGACACCTGTTTTGCCAGCGTCTTTGCTGTCTTGACGTTCACCGTTGGTCAGAGTGTGTTCAGCCGTGGTCCGGTGGACGCACGCCGAATCATCGGTGCGGTCTCGATCTATTTCTTGCTCGGACTCCTATGGGCGTTCTTCTATACCCTCATTGAGTTAATTGAACCGGGGTCGTTCCGAATCGCCAATGCGGATGCGGAGTCGCAGAGCAATTCACGATTGTTGAGTGAATTCATCTATTTCAGCAACGTGACGTTGACCACGTTGGGCTACGGAGACATCGTGCCGGAGTCTCGGCCGGCCAAAACGATGGCGTTACTCGAAGCGATGCTGGGTCAGCTCTACATTGCCATCGTGATCGCACGCATGGTCGGGATGCAGGTGGCGCAGCATCAGAAAGAGCCCGAGCGAGACAAGCTCGTCGAATCGGAAAGCTGA